Proteins encoded together in one Peribacillus asahii window:
- the spoIVA gene encoding stage IV sporulation protein A — protein MEKVDIFKDIAERTGGDIYLGIVGAVRTGKSTFIKKFMELVVLPNIATEADRARAQDELPQSAAGKTIMTTEPKFVPNQAASIHVAEGLDVNIRLVDCVGYTVPGAKGYEDENGPRMIHTPWYEEPIPFHEAAEIGTRKVIQDHSTLGVVVTTDGTIGEIPRSDYLEAEARVIEELKEVGKPFIMIINSVQPHHPDTDLLRESLQEKYDIPVLAMSVESMRESDVLNVLREALYEFPVLEVNVNLPSWVMVLNENHWLRESYQEAVKETVKDIKRLRDVDRVVGHFNEFEFIDHAALAGIEMGQGVAEIDLYAPEELYDDILKEIVGVEIRGKDHLLALMQEFAHAKAEYDQVAEALKMVKHTGYGVAAPSLHDMSLDEPEIIRQGSRFGVRLKAVAPSIHMIKVDVESEFAPIIGTEKQSEELVRYLMQDFEENPLSIWNSEIFGRNLSSIVREGIQAKLAMMPENARYKLKETLERIINEGSGGLIAIIL, from the coding sequence TTGGAAAAGGTGGATATTTTTAAAGATATTGCTGAGCGTACAGGCGGTGATATTTATTTAGGAATTGTTGGAGCTGTGAGGACCGGAAAATCGACATTTATTAAAAAGTTTATGGAACTTGTCGTCCTTCCTAATATAGCGACAGAAGCAGATCGTGCTAGAGCACAGGATGAATTACCTCAAAGTGCAGCTGGGAAGACGATTATGACAACAGAGCCGAAATTTGTTCCGAATCAGGCTGCTTCTATTCATGTTGCTGAGGGGCTTGACGTTAATATCCGTCTTGTCGATTGCGTAGGATATACCGTACCAGGGGCTAAAGGTTATGAGGATGAGAATGGGCCAAGAATGATTCATACGCCGTGGTATGAGGAGCCAATTCCATTTCACGAGGCAGCGGAAATTGGCACACGTAAAGTTATTCAAGATCATTCTACACTAGGTGTTGTTGTAACGACAGATGGAACGATTGGTGAAATTCCACGTAGCGATTATTTAGAGGCAGAGGCACGGGTTATCGAGGAGCTGAAGGAAGTTGGTAAGCCATTTATTATGATTATCAACTCTGTACAGCCGCATCATCCGGACACTGATTTACTCAGAGAGTCGCTTCAAGAAAAATATGATATTCCTGTACTTGCCATGAGCGTCGAGAGCATGCGTGAATCAGATGTATTAAATGTTTTACGTGAAGCATTATATGAATTTCCTGTGCTCGAAGTGAATGTCAATTTGCCTAGCTGGGTAATGGTCTTAAATGAAAATCATTGGCTGCGTGAAAGCTATCAAGAAGCCGTTAAAGAAACAGTGAAGGATATTAAAAGACTTCGCGATGTAGACCGTGTTGTTGGGCATTTTAATGAATTTGAATTCATTGATCATGCGGCCTTAGCAGGAATTGAGATGGGGCAGGGAGTAGCCGAAATTGATTTATATGCTCCAGAGGAATTATACGATGATATTTTGAAGGAAATTGTCGGAGTTGAGATTAGAGGAAAAGATCATTTGCTAGCTTTAATGCAGGAATTTGCTCATGCGAAAGCAGAATATGACCAAGTCGCAGAAGCCCTTAAAATGGTAAAGCATACGGGTTATGGGGTAGCGGCCCCTTCATTGCATGATATGAGTCTTGATGAGCCGGAAATTATTCGCCAAGGTTCTCGGTTTGGTGTACGGTTAAAGGCAGTAGCACCATCTATTCATATGATTAAAGTAGATGTCGAATCGGAGTTTGCTCCAATTATCGGTACAGAGAAACAGAGTGAGGAGTTAGTTCGTTATTTAATGCAGGATTTTGAAGAAAATCCATTGTCCATTTGGAATTCTGAAATTTTTGGTCGGAACTTAAGCTCCATTGTTCGCGAAGGAATTCAGGCAAAGCTGGCAATGATGCCTGAAAATGCCCGTTATAAATTAAAAGAGACCCTTGAACGGATTATTAATGAAGGATCGGGTGGTTTAATTGCTATTATTTTATAG
- a CDS encoding HU family DNA-binding protein encodes MNKTELINEVVAATEISKKDATKAVDAVFDTILEALKNGDKVQLIGFGNFEVRERAARKGRNPQTGEEIEIAASKVPAFKPGKALKDAVK; translated from the coding sequence ATGAACAAAACAGAACTAATTAATGAAGTTGTAGCAGCAACTGAAATTTCTAAGAAAGATGCTACAAAAGCTGTTGATGCTGTTTTTGATACAATCTTAGAAGCTTTAAAAAATGGAGATAAAGTTCAACTAATCGGTTTTGGAAACTTTGAAGTACGTGAACGTGCGGCTCGTAAAGGTCGTAATCCACAAACGGGTGAAGAAATTGAAATTGCAGCTAGTAAAGTGCCAGCTTTCAAACCTGGTAAGGCACTGAAAGATGCTGTGAAGTAA
- a CDS encoding YpfB family protein: MKAVERIIVKLIIIQALFLGLVQVLLSLEDNMIPLTKLSQYEGVNSNNYTKIIETFEGVSE, from the coding sequence ATGAAAGCAGTGGAAAGAATTATTGTAAAGTTAATTATTATTCAAGCTCTATTTTTAGGCTTAGTTCAAGTATTGCTAAGCTTAGAAGATAATATGATTCCATTAACTAAGCTCTCTCAATATGAAGGGGTAAATAGTAATAATTACACAAAAATTATTGAAACATTTGAAGGTGTTTCAGAGTAG
- a CDS encoding NAD(P)H-dependent glycerol-3-phosphate dehydrogenase, with protein sequence MVKVKESIAVIGAGSWGTALAMVLADNQHEVRLWGHNQKQIDEINQFHINEKYLPGIQLSEAIKGYFSLEEALEGIETIILAVPTKAYREVLGNIAVLAKQPLTVVHVSKGIEPDTLLRISEMIEENASPTWLKDVVVLSGPSHAEEVSLRHPTTVTVSSKNMKAAEKVQDLFMNHHFRVYTNPDLIGVEIGGALKNIIALAAGITDGLGYGDNAKAALITRGLAEISRLGTAMGANPLTFSGLTGIGDLIVTCTSVHSRNWRAGNMLGKGQNLQDVLDNMGMVVEGVRTTKAAYQLAKKYEVNMPITEALYGVLFNGQDLKGAVDQLMTRMKTSEMEELFNILDSRQQ encoded by the coding sequence ATGGTGAAAGTGAAAGAAAGTATTGCGGTGATTGGGGCTGGAAGTTGGGGGACAGCTTTAGCTATGGTTTTGGCTGATAATCAGCATGAAGTTAGGTTATGGGGACATAATCAGAAGCAGATTGATGAAATTAATCAGTTCCATATAAATGAAAAATATTTACCAGGTATCCAACTTTCCGAAGCGATAAAAGGCTATTTTTCTTTAGAGGAAGCATTAGAGGGAATAGAGACCATTATTTTGGCTGTTCCAACAAAGGCGTATCGTGAAGTGCTGGGGAACATTGCTGTTTTGGCGAAACAGCCGCTTACAGTTGTACATGTGAGTAAAGGGATTGAGCCCGATACGTTATTGCGTATTTCTGAAATGATTGAAGAAAATGCTTCGCCAACCTGGCTGAAAGATGTCGTTGTACTTTCCGGACCAAGTCATGCAGAAGAAGTCAGCTTACGACATCCGACAACGGTTACCGTTTCTTCGAAAAATATGAAGGCAGCTGAGAAAGTACAAGATTTATTTATGAACCACCATTTTCGGGTCTATACAAATCCTGACTTGATTGGAGTCGAGATTGGCGGAGCGTTAAAAAATATTATTGCATTAGCTGCCGGGATTACAGATGGACTTGGTTATGGAGATAATGCCAAGGCTGCTTTGATTACGCGTGGTCTTGCTGAAATTTCAAGGCTTGGAACGGCAATGGGAGCGAACCCTTTGACATTTTCTGGACTGACGGGTATCGGTGATTTAATTGTGACATGTACAAGCGTTCACTCGCGTAACTGGAGAGCGGGGAACATGCTAGGAAAAGGTCAAAATCTTCAAGATGTGCTCGACAATATGGGAATGGTTGTTGAAGGTGTCCGGACGACTAAAGCTGCTTATCAGCTAGCGAAGAAATATGAAGTAAATATGCCGATTACAGAAGCTCTTTATGGTGTGCTTTTCAATGGACAAGATCTAAAGGGTGCTGTTGATCAATTGATGACACGCATGAAAACGAGTGAGATGGAAGAATTATTTAATATTTTAGACAGCAGACAACAATAG
- the der gene encoding ribosome biogenesis GTPase Der, translating into MPKPVVAIVGRPNVGKSTIFNRIVGERVSIVEDIPGVTRDRIYSSGEWLTYDFNIIDTGGIDIGDEPFLEQIRQQAEIAIDEADVIIFMTNGREGVTAADEEVAKILYKSKKPVVLAVNKVDNPEMREQIWDFYSLGFGDPYPISGSHGLGLGDLLDKVAEYFPKYTGEEYGEDVIKFSLIGRPNVGKSSLVNALLGEERVIVSDIEGTTRDAIDSPYTYNGKEYVIIDTAGMRKKGKVYESTEKYSVLRALRAIERSDVVLVVLNAEEGIREQDKKIAGYAHESGRAVIIVVNKWDAIEKDEKTMKEFEENIRAHFLFLDYAPIVYLSALTKKRTHTLVPIIDRVSENHALRVQTNVLNEVIMDAVAMNPTPTHNGSRLKIYYTTQVAIKPPTFVVFVNDPELLHFSYERFLENRIREAFDFEGTPIRIFGRQRK; encoded by the coding sequence ATGCCGAAACCGGTTGTTGCAATTGTTGGTCGTCCAAATGTAGGGAAATCAACAATTTTCAATAGAATTGTTGGCGAGCGCGTCTCGATTGTAGAAGATATTCCAGGTGTTACAAGGGATCGAATCTACAGTTCAGGTGAGTGGCTGACATATGATTTTAACATTATTGATACAGGAGGAATTGATATTGGCGACGAGCCTTTCCTCGAACAAATTCGTCAGCAAGCTGAAATTGCTATTGATGAAGCTGATGTAATTATTTTTATGACGAATGGGCGTGAAGGTGTTACAGCTGCTGATGAAGAAGTAGCGAAGATTTTATATAAATCAAAAAAACCTGTCGTGCTGGCAGTGAATAAAGTCGATAATCCAGAGATGCGAGAGCAAATTTGGGATTTCTATTCATTAGGTTTTGGCGATCCGTATCCGATTTCTGGATCACACGGCTTAGGTTTAGGGGATTTACTTGATAAAGTAGCGGAATATTTCCCGAAATATACTGGAGAAGAATACGGAGAAGACGTAATTAAATTCAGTTTAATTGGTCGTCCAAATGTTGGGAAATCTTCTCTTGTAAATGCCTTGTTAGGAGAAGAGCGTGTTATTGTTAGTGATATTGAAGGAACGACACGGGATGCGATTGATTCTCCTTATACATATAATGGGAAAGAATATGTCATTATTGATACAGCAGGGATGCGAAAAAAAGGGAAAGTGTACGAAAGCACGGAGAAATATAGCGTTTTGCGTGCATTAAGAGCGATTGAACGCTCCGATGTTGTTCTTGTTGTATTAAATGCAGAGGAAGGGATCCGTGAGCAAGATAAGAAAATCGCTGGTTATGCGCATGAATCTGGAAGAGCTGTCATTATTGTTGTGAACAAATGGGATGCGATTGAAAAAGATGAGAAGACGATGAAGGAGTTTGAAGAAAATATTCGTGCTCATTTCTTATTCTTGGATTATGCTCCGATTGTTTATTTATCAGCATTAACGAAAAAAAGAACCCATACATTAGTGCCAATTATTGATCGAGTAAGTGAAAATCATGCTCTCCGTGTTCAAACGAATGTGTTAAATGAAGTAATTATGGACGCGGTGGCTATGAATCCAACACCGACACATAATGGCAGTCGTTTGAAAATTTATTACACGACTCAAGTGGCCATTAAACCACCGACATTTGTTGTATTTGTCAATGATCCCGAACTATTGCATTTCTCTTATGAGAGATTTTTAGAAAATCGGATTCGTGAGGCCTTTGATTTTGAAGGCACACCGATTCGAATTTTTGGACGCCAAAGAAAATAG
- a CDS encoding DUF2768 domain-containing protein yields the protein MTPGLQKMWISFAGMGFMFISLLFIYVSRYKLKGIWKGLAAVIAYTCMLLAGFIIFVVVVSGPTG from the coding sequence ATGACGCCTGGATTGCAAAAAATGTGGATTTCATTTGCTGGAATGGGTTTTATGTTTATTTCCCTTTTATTTATTTATGTTAGTCGTTATAAATTAAAAGGTATTTGGAAGGGACTTGCAGCGGTCATTGCTTATACATGTATGCTTTTAGCTGGTTTTATTATTTTTGTAGTAGTAGTGAGTGGACCTACTGGTTGA
- the fni gene encoding type 2 isopentenyl-diphosphate Delta-isomerase yields the protein MERAKRKLDHIQYALQTGQLGLTGFDDISFVHQSLPGIALEQVNLATKMGELQLSSPIFINAMTGGGGKTTEDINRDLAIVAKETNIAMAVGSQMSAIRDASQLASYAIVRKENPKGIIIGNVGVEATVEQALRACDMLEADALQLHLNVIQELTMPEGDRDFSKSLANIEEISKRLHVPVIVKEVGFGMSKETIAQLASVGVSIVDVGGFGGTNFAKIENERRTKMLNYFNDWGIPTAASIVEAVSLSKGLFVIASGGVQTSLEIVKSMALGANSVGLAGYFLKMYKEQGVYGLITEIMNLQEELTYMMTALGAATIEELQQVKLVISGKTYHWLTQRGVDCSIYAK from the coding sequence TTGGAAAGAGCTAAACGAAAATTAGATCATATCCAGTACGCATTACAAACAGGTCAACTAGGCTTAACAGGATTTGATGATATTTCGTTTGTTCACCAAAGTTTACCAGGCATTGCACTTGAGCAGGTGAATCTTGCTACGAAAATGGGCGAACTTCAATTAAGTTCGCCCATTTTTATCAATGCAATGACTGGAGGCGGAGGGAAAACAACGGAAGATATTAATCGAGATTTAGCGATAGTGGCAAAAGAAACGAATATCGCTATGGCAGTTGGCTCGCAAATGTCTGCGATTCGTGATGCTAGTCAATTGGCATCTTATGCTATTGTTAGAAAAGAAAATCCGAAGGGGATTATTATTGGAAACGTTGGGGTTGAGGCGACAGTTGAACAGGCTTTACGAGCTTGTGATATGTTAGAAGCGGATGCTCTGCAACTTCACCTTAATGTGATTCAAGAGTTAACGATGCCTGAAGGAGATCGAGATTTCTCCAAGTCACTTGCAAATATTGAAGAGATTAGTAAAAGGCTTCATGTCCCTGTTATTGTGAAAGAAGTTGGCTTTGGAATGAGTAAAGAAACGATTGCACAACTTGCCTCAGTTGGAGTGTCGATTGTTGATGTTGGAGGTTTTGGAGGCACAAATTTTGCTAAAATTGAGAATGAACGACGAACGAAAATGCTAAACTATTTTAATGATTGGGGAATTCCTACTGCAGCATCGATTGTAGAAGCTGTCTCTTTATCAAAAGGTCTCTTTGTTATTGCTTCTGGAGGGGTGCAAACTTCATTAGAAATAGTTAAAAGTATGGCGCTCGGAGCAAACAGTGTAGGATTAGCGGGTTATTTTTTGAAAATGTATAAAGAACAAGGGGTTTATGGCTTAATTACAGAGATTATGAATCTACAAGAAGAGCTAACATATATGATGACTGCTCTTGGAGCCGCTACAATTGAAGAATTGCAACAAGTGAAATTAGTGATTTCAGGGAAAACGTATCATTGGTTAACTCAAAGAGGAGTTGACTGCTCAATATATGCAAAGTGA
- the folE gene encoding GTP cyclohydrolase I FolE: MANVNHAKIEEAVKMILEAVGEDPEREGLLDTPQRVARMYEEIFSGLKQDPKECFETVFGEDHEELVLVKDIPFYSVCEHHLVPFYGKAHVAYIPRNGRVTGLSKLARAVEAVCRRPQLQERITATVVDAIMDKLEPHGAMVVIEAEHMCMTMRGVKKPGSKTVTSAVRGVFAEDYRMRTEVLAFIKE; the protein is encoded by the coding sequence ATGGCAAATGTGAATCATGCCAAAATTGAAGAAGCAGTGAAGATGATTTTGGAAGCAGTTGGGGAAGATCCGGAGCGAGAAGGTTTACTTGATACTCCACAGCGAGTAGCGCGAATGTATGAAGAAATTTTCTCGGGTTTAAAACAGGATCCGAAAGAATGTTTCGAAACGGTTTTTGGAGAAGATCATGAGGAACTTGTGCTTGTGAAAGATATTCCTTTTTACTCAGTATGTGAGCATCATTTAGTTCCTTTTTACGGAAAAGCCCATGTTGCATACATTCCGAGAAATGGACGAGTGACAGGATTGAGTAAATTAGCGCGTGCTGTAGAAGCGGTGTGCAGACGTCCGCAACTTCAAGAGAGAATTACAGCAACAGTGGTTGACGCGATTATGGATAAACTTGAACCACACGGCGCAATGGTCGTTATTGAAGCGGAACATATGTGTATGACAATGCGCGGGGTGAAAAAGCCTGGTTCGAAAACGGTTACATCTGCTGTAAGAGGAGTATTTGCAGAAGACTATCGAATGCGAACGGAAGTATTAGCCTTTATTAAAGAGTGA
- a CDS encoding YpzI family protein: MGKDRQEKKLKQSRRVESDRDQSLHYSGSTRLESPEESRKRNEH; encoded by the coding sequence GTGGGTAAAGATCGCCAAGAGAAAAAATTAAAACAAAGCCGCCGCGTTGAATCCGACCGTGATCAATCGCTGCACTATTCCGGTTCAACCAGGTTAGAAAGTCCAGAGGAATCTAGGAAAAGAAATGAACATTAA
- a CDS encoding YphA family membrane protein, giving the protein MDGLFFYWIMWMVWVCVMFFVPKAVPFRFALLFHLLAVLLLTRYHLTVYTFTVQLSGLYMFIVLCIAIRRLYLWKTIEIIISCFIMALAYASFHLFVLLDPIWVIIKPIYLQGIFLNYLVLLVIKEWELRIAVLVLGMLFGDCLFAGLLQYQSLPYAALSFAWHDGVAFVLVIQLAWVCLEYITTWLYTHSQNRFLLKEKQG; this is encoded by the coding sequence TTGGATGGTTTATTTTTTTATTGGATTATGTGGATGGTTTGGGTATGTGTGATGTTTTTTGTTCCAAAAGCGGTGCCTTTTCGATTTGCTTTATTATTTCACCTTTTAGCCGTCCTTTTGTTAACTCGCTATCATTTAACCGTATACACGTTCACTGTTCAATTAAGTGGATTGTATATGTTTATTGTTCTATGTATAGCGATACGCAGGCTTTATTTGTGGAAAACCATCGAGATCATAATCAGTTGCTTTATTATGGCGTTAGCTTATGCAAGTTTTCATTTATTTGTTCTGCTTGATCCAATTTGGGTCATTATAAAACCGATATATTTACAAGGTATTTTCCTAAATTACTTAGTGTTATTAGTCATAAAAGAGTGGGAATTACGTATCGCTGTTCTAGTATTAGGCATGTTATTTGGTGATTGTCTTTTTGCGGGTTTACTGCAGTACCAGTCCTTGCCTTACGCTGCTCTTTCCTTTGCTTGGCATGACGGTGTTGCTTTCGTATTAGTTATCCAATTAGCTTGGGTATGCTTAGAGTATATAACTACATGGTTGTATACACATTCTCAAAATAGATTTTTATTAAAAGAAAAGCAAGGATAA
- the cmk gene encoding (d)CMP kinase has product MNKKISIAIDGPAAAGKSTIAKIVAEACHYIYVDTGAMYRALTYKALQQAVSIMNEEDLFTLLMETEIELQPSEHGQLVFVDGQNVTSDIRTHDVTNSVSEVAKHRLIREEMVRRQQLFAESGGVVMDGRDIGTHVLPNAEVKIFMIASVEERAERRHQENIKKGFQSDIEQLKKEIAMRDKLDSEREVSPLRKAEDAIEIDTTSLSIQQVVDRIMSLVQERTR; this is encoded by the coding sequence ATGAACAAGAAAATATCAATTGCAATTGATGGACCAGCAGCTGCTGGAAAAAGTACAATTGCAAAAATTGTTGCAGAAGCGTGTCATTACATATATGTAGATACAGGTGCGATGTATCGAGCTCTAACGTACAAAGCATTACAACAAGCGGTATCGATTATGAACGAAGAGGATTTGTTTACGCTATTAATGGAAACGGAAATCGAATTGCAGCCAAGCGAACATGGACAACTCGTTTTTGTTGATGGCCAAAATGTCACATCAGACATTCGAACGCATGACGTAACAAATTCTGTTTCAGAAGTAGCGAAGCATCGACTTATTCGTGAAGAAATGGTCCGCAGACAGCAGTTGTTTGCAGAAAGTGGCGGCGTTGTAATGGATGGTCGAGATATTGGTACACATGTCTTGCCGAACGCAGAAGTCAAAATTTTTATGATAGCTTCCGTAGAAGAGCGTGCTGAGCGTCGACATCAAGAAAATATTAAAAAAGGGTTTCAGTCAGATATTGAACAATTAAAAAAAGAAATTGCTATGCGAGACAAATTAGATTCCGAACGTGAAGTATCACCATTAAGAAAAGCAGAAGATGCCATTGAAATTGATACAACTTCGCTCAGCATTCAACAAGTAGTGGATCGAATCATGTCTTTAGTTCAAGAAAGGACACGATGA
- the rpsA gene encoding 30S ribosomal protein S1 yields MTEEMNQVKYQVGDQVKAIVTKVEEKQVLVNVEDGQTQGIIPISELSSLHIEKASDAVSVGDKLELEVTKVEEEALILSKRKVDALKAWDDLEKKFESGEVFEAEVKDVVKGGLVVDLGVRGFVPASLVEDYFVEDFTDYKNKTLTFKIVELEKEKNRLILSHRAVVQEEKAKQKLTILDTIHSGQVLEGTVQRITNFGAFVDIGGVDGLVHISQLSHQHVDKATDVVTEGDKVQVKVLSVDRDNERISLSIKETLPGPWQGVAEKAPKDSIHSGVVKRLVSFGAFVEIFPGVEGLVHISQISFKHIATPQEVLKEGQTVQVKVLDVNEAEQRLSLSIKELETPKTQHISDYELPEESKGFQLGEMIGDQLKKLK; encoded by the coding sequence ATGACAGAAGAGATGAATCAAGTTAAGTACCAAGTAGGGGATCAAGTAAAAGCGATTGTTACAAAAGTCGAAGAGAAACAAGTGCTTGTTAATGTTGAAGATGGTCAAACGCAAGGGATTATTCCGATTAGTGAGCTTTCTAGTCTTCATATTGAAAAGGCGTCTGACGCTGTTTCCGTAGGAGATAAGCTTGAACTTGAAGTGACTAAAGTAGAAGAAGAAGCTCTTATTCTTTCAAAAAGAAAAGTCGATGCGCTAAAGGCCTGGGATGATCTTGAAAAGAAATTTGAAAGCGGCGAAGTGTTTGAAGCCGAAGTAAAAGATGTTGTGAAGGGCGGCCTTGTTGTTGATTTAGGCGTTAGAGGGTTTGTTCCTGCATCGCTTGTAGAAGATTATTTCGTTGAAGATTTCACGGATTATAAAAACAAAACATTAACATTTAAAATTGTTGAACTGGAAAAAGAAAAAAATCGTTTAATTCTTTCTCATCGTGCTGTTGTTCAAGAAGAAAAGGCAAAGCAAAAGCTGACAATCTTAGATACGATTCATAGCGGGCAAGTATTAGAAGGAACAGTTCAACGTATCACAAACTTTGGTGCATTTGTGGATATTGGTGGTGTAGACGGCTTAGTTCATATTTCGCAGCTTTCGCATCAGCATGTTGATAAGGCAACAGATGTTGTTACTGAAGGAGATAAAGTACAAGTTAAAGTTCTTTCAGTAGACCGTGATAATGAAAGAATTTCCCTATCTATTAAAGAAACGCTTCCAGGGCCATGGCAAGGTGTTGCTGAGAAAGCACCGAAAGATTCTATTCATTCTGGTGTTGTAAAGCGTTTAGTTTCATTCGGAGCTTTTGTCGAAATTTTTCCTGGAGTAGAAGGACTTGTTCATATCTCTCAAATCTCCTTTAAACATATTGCTACACCTCAAGAAGTATTAAAAGAAGGGCAAACAGTTCAAGTGAAAGTTCTTGATGTGAATGAAGCAGAACAACGTTTATCGTTAAGTATTAAAGAATTAGAAACACCGAAAACGCAACATATTTCCGATTATGAATTACCTGAGGAATCAAAAGGATTTCAACTAGGAGAGATGATTGGAGATCAACTGAAGAAATTAAAATAA
- a CDS encoding lysophospholipid acyltransferase family protein, whose amino-acid sequence MNLYRFARNVVKIILTPIFRIQTVGRESFPKDGGVLICANHIDNLDPPVVGITSPRDIHFMAKEELFHAPILKQLLPNINAFPVKRGLSDKGALKMGLKILKDGEVLGLFPEGTRSKTGELGKGLAGAGFFALRTNAVVVPCAIIGPYKPFRKLKVVYGKPVDFSQYREQKLSAEEATEIIMDEIRKLISAHK is encoded by the coding sequence GTGAATTTGTATAGATTTGCGAGAAACGTTGTAAAAATTATTTTAACACCTATATTTCGAATTCAAACGGTTGGAAGAGAAAGCTTTCCAAAGGATGGCGGCGTACTCATTTGTGCGAATCACATTGACAATTTGGATCCGCCGGTTGTGGGGATTACTTCTCCAAGAGATATTCATTTTATGGCAAAGGAAGAATTGTTTCATGCACCGATTTTAAAGCAGCTTTTACCGAATATCAATGCTTTCCCTGTCAAAAGGGGGTTGAGCGATAAAGGTGCGCTTAAAATGGGTTTAAAGATTTTAAAAGATGGAGAAGTGCTAGGATTGTTTCCTGAGGGGACGAGAAGTAAAACAGGAGAGCTGGGGAAAGGGCTTGCAGGAGCTGGATTCTTTGCTTTGCGTACGAATGCTGTCGTTGTACCTTGTGCTATTATTGGGCCATATAAGCCGTTTCGAAAGTTAAAGGTTGTTTATGGAAAGCCAGTTGATTTTAGTCAATACCGTGAACAAAAACTATCTGCAGAAGAAGCGACAGAAATAATTATGGATGAAATCAGAAAATTAATTTCTGCACACAAATAA
- a CDS encoding heptaprenyl diphosphate synthase component 1, giving the protein MLNIINDVKELRQLIETKAHHSYLQKYIEEPFVDEDKLLLLWGLFNELEISDNERNHYMLSTMLVQIALDTHEKVSNTNVMGSPGLLKNRQLTVLAGDYYSGLYYQVLAEVGNINMIRALSSAVKKINDHKILLYQYTLNNIPALLNSFRAVEASLIYKIAEYYQKPVWMDGAENLLLLKRLYREKEQYRETGQSLLVEGIRLILFPHIAMEVELSKEQLLQVENTMDSCIEYAIQSVKQSKGELSLANVELHQRMDDMLSFTELKVNSYVKEG; this is encoded by the coding sequence TTGTTAAACATAATAAATGATGTAAAGGAATTACGGCAATTAATCGAAACAAAAGCCCATCATTCTTATTTACAAAAATATATAGAAGAGCCATTTGTTGATGAAGATAAGCTGCTGTTACTGTGGGGCTTGTTTAACGAATTGGAGATTTCAGACAATGAACGGAATCATTATATGCTGTCGACGATGCTTGTTCAAATTGCACTAGATACGCATGAAAAGGTATCGAATACAAATGTAATGGGGAGTCCGGGTTTACTTAAGAATCGTCAATTAACAGTTCTTGCTGGGGATTATTACAGTGGTCTGTATTATCAAGTGCTGGCGGAAGTGGGAAATATTAATATGATTCGTGCGCTATCAAGCGCTGTCAAAAAAATCAATGATCATAAAATTCTTTTGTATCAATATACGCTAAATAACATCCCTGCTTTGCTCAATAGCTTCCGGGCAGTAGAAGCTTCGTTAATTTATAAAATAGCGGAATATTATCAAAAACCTGTTTGGATGGATGGAGCAGAGAATCTGTTGTTATTAAAACGATTGTATCGAGAAAAAGAGCAGTATCGGGAAACAGGACAATCTCTTCTTGTAGAAGGGATACGTCTCATTTTATTCCCTCATATAGCAATGGAAGTAGAACTTTCTAAAGAACAACTGTTACAAGTGGAAAATACGATGGATTCTTGTATTGAGTATGCGATACAGTCTGTCAAACAGTCAAAAGGTGAACTTTCTTTAGCTAATGTGGAACTTCATCAGCGGATGGATGACATGTTATCGTTTACAGAGCTTAAAGTAAATTCATATGTGAAAGAAGGGTGA
- the mtrB gene encoding trp RNA-binding attenuation protein MtrB: protein MENKTINEFVVIKALEDSVNVIGLTRGTDTKFHHSEKLDSGEVMIAQFTEHTSAIKIRGAAKIYTAYGEVESESKKG, encoded by the coding sequence ATGGAAAATAAAACGATTAATGAATTTGTAGTTATTAAAGCGTTAGAAGATAGTGTAAATGTCATCGGGTTAACAAGAGGGACCGATACTAAATTTCATCATTCTGAAAAATTAGATTCTGGAGAAGTGATGATTGCTCAATTTACGGAGCATACCTCAGCCATTAAAATTAGAGGGGCTGCTAAAATTTATACAGCTTATGGAGAAGTAGAGAGTGAGTCTAAAAAAGGATAA